A stretch of Stigmatopora argus isolate UIUO_Sarg chromosome 22, RoL_Sarg_1.0, whole genome shotgun sequence DNA encodes these proteins:
- the zbtb21 gene encoding zinc finger and BTB domain-containing protein 21, which translates to MESLVHYSYPSHALSVLGLLNEQRLRGHMCDVVLIVADQRYQAHKSVLAASSEYFQSLFTRMEDASLKVVKLDFCEPDAFEIVLNYIYSSSLFVDKGSLSAIQELGYTLGIPFLTNIVSTRPHVSYCVSRKRLSYTEGDDSDVQTRSGVIVCRVRNDTSESACQLFQAKTPESSSSLVTTEVTRPPSEPNSFDSARNSEQLTRNSPERSESSGKRSTHPYASILKGNPSCISSYRPQLKTSASFCDAEVHQTTLPTRSDQNTNRDSEVQDPHYCTKLASRIQASEVSQTIDRSGPLIKSLLRRSLSMDSPVPVFSPTLELKELQNHDQSLAKMASKLSDSKISARNGNSRRSPIILTSKSHCRRDGQTPMERGQVVKVEPSSPLADPLDIVRITVEESLPVNLKTLQTNYEQCSKVNLIPFGKRKERSDNRRYPFKKNRIIRERAVSPEENSSEVVSQSDENEHNQESSPNKIFTCWNCFKVFRSSAGLHRHVNMYHNPEKPYACDICHKRFHTNFKVWTHCQTQHGVLQNPASSSSSPVMDDRFQKKLIDIVREREIKKALLWKLKRNKQALQSSTLSKKRSRSTFVCPYCGKAFVFQSQYRQHLRTHPAEKADKDTEGENILYQEQDEVIHQKNSDAGVYACRLCNMKLPSLIEQCDHERGCRNATVCPYCGLKFSSATVKKDHEVHCKYKKLTCLECMRTFKTSFSIWRHQVEVHNNNVMNMKEQMNLRQHEHDEGMSEMFLEEHYNSEAPASDSNIYNDSSGTHMYDSEDSSSYMPEDLSMGHLGKLVVKEEPLEEAVSEREEMETGQTALEEAGVWPCEKCGSLFSSRKDLERHQELLCHIKPFICHICNKAFRTNFRLWSHFQSHMSSTNEHSAKEMDGNPPPPSPSPPMSAPNSERPSGLAMADESSSPEPSVSALNNKIHAPHEQLPGSHSPASRSNSAENSSGAQDSETLFYHAPSLSALTFKRQYICKLCHRTFKTAFSLWSHEQSHGHV; encoded by the coding sequence ATGGAGAGCCTGGTGCACTATAGTTATCCTAGCCATGCCCTCTCGGTGCTGGGGTTACTCAATGAACAGCGTCTCCGAGGACACATGTGTGACGTGGTGCTAATTGTGGCTGATCAACGGTACCAAGCCCATAAAAGTGTTCTGGCTGCCAGTAGTGAATATTTTCAGTCCCTTTTTACCAGGATGGAGGACGCCTCACTCAAAGTTGTAAAGCTGGACTTCTGCGAACCTGATGCCTTTGAGATCGTTCTGAATTATATTTACTCCTCGTCGCTTTTTGTGGACAAAGGCAGTCTTTCAGCCATACAAGAGCTGGGCTACACATTGGGGATCCCCTTCCTCACCAACATAGTGTCCACAAGGCCGCATGTGTCCTATTGCGTCTCTAGGAAAAGGCTCTCCTATACGGAAGGGGATGACAGTGATGTCCAGACAAGGAGCGGAGTCATTGTTTGTCGTGTCCGGAATGACACTTCTGAATCCGCTTGTCAACTCTTTCAGGCCAAAACACCAGAAAGCTCGTCGTCTCTAGTCACAACTGAGGTGACTCGGCCACCGTCAGAACCTAACTCCTTTGACTCGGCCAGAAACTCTGAACAGCTGACTAGAAATTCACCCGAACGGAGCGAATCTTCCGGAAAGAGGTCCACACATCCGTATGCCTCCATTTTGAAAGGGAATCCCTCGTGCATCTCTTCTTATAGGCCACAGCTGAAAACCTCGGCATCATTCTGTGACGCTGAAGTCCATCAGACGACACTGCCCACTCGTTCCGACCAGAATACGAATCGTGATTCAGAGGTGCAAGACCCTCACTACTGTACAAAATTAGCTTCTCGGATTCAAGCGTCTGAGGTGAGCCAGACTATCGACCGGAGCGGGCCACTCATAAAAAGCTTACTCCGAAGATCCTTATCTATGGACAGCCCCGTTCCGGTCTTTTCGCCCACACTGGAACTTAAAGAGCTACAAAATCACGACCAATCCCTCGCTAAAATGGCATCTAAATTATCGGATTCCAAAATATCTGCTCGCAATGGCAACTCCAGACGGTCGCCGATTATTCTCACGTCAAAGTCCCACTGTAGACGCGATGGACAAACTCCTATGGAAAGAGGGCAGGTTGTGAAAGTAGAACCCAGCAGTCCTCTCGCAGACCCGTTAGACATTGTTCGAATCACAGTGGAAGAATCTTTGCCGGTCAATCTTAAAACGTTGCAAACAAATTACGAACAATGTTCCAAGGTTAACTTAATCCCTTTCGGGAAACGTAAGGAAAGGTCCGATAACAGACGTTACCCGTTCAAAAAGAACAGAATAATTAGAGAACGGGCTGTCTCCCCTGAAGAAAACTCATCAGAAGTCGTTTCTCAAAGCGACGAGAACGAGCACAATCAGGAGTCGTCGCCAAACAAGATTTTTACCTGCTGGAACTGTTTCAAGGTTTTCAGGTCCAGCGCCGGACTACATCGGCACGTAAATATGTACCACAACCCCGAAAAGCCGTACGCTTGTGACATCTGCCACAAGCGCTTTCATACCAACTTCAAAGTGTGGACACACTGTCAAACTCAGCACGGGGTCCTCCAGAACCCGGCGTCATCCTCAAGCTCCCCGGTCATGGATGATCGATTCCAAAAGAAACTTATAGATATTGTGCGAGAGCGGGAGATTAAGAAAGCTCTGCTCTGGAAGTTAAAAAGGAACAAACAAGCTTTGCAGTCTTCCACCCTCAGCAAAAAACGATCAAGGTCCACCTTTGTATGTCCCTACTGTGGGAAAGCTTTTGTGTTTCAGTCACAGTATAGGCAGCATTTAAGGACACATCCTGCAGAAAAAGCTGACAAGGACACGGAAGGGGAAAACATCCTTTACCAGGAACAGGATGAGGTGATTCACCAGAAGAATTCTGATGCTGGCGTTTACGCATGTAGACTCTGCAACATGAAGTTGCCCTCACTCATCGAGCAGTGCGATCATGAAAGGGGCTGCCGGAATGCCACCGTATGTCCGTACTGCGGCCTGAAATTCTCCAGTGCCACAGTCAAGAAAGACCACGAGGTGCACTGCAAGTACAAAAAACTGACGTGCCTGGAATGCATGCGAACCTTCAAGACCTCCTTCAGCATCTGGCGCCACCAGGTGGAGGTGCACAACAACAACGTGATGAATATGAAGGAACAGATGAATCTGAGGCAACACGAGCATGACGAAGGAATGTCGGAAATGTTCCTAGAGGAGCACTACAACAGCGAGGCTCCGGCCAGCGACAGCAATATTTACAACGACTCTTCAGGCACCCACATGTACGATTCAGAGGACTCTTCGTCGTATATGCCCGAGGACCTGAGCATGGGCCATCTCGGTAAACTGGTGGTGAAAGAAGAGCCCTTGGAAGAGGCGGTGAGCGAGCGAGAAGAAATGGAGACCGGCCAGACCGCATTGGAAGAAGCTGGCGTCTGGCCTTGCGAGAAATGCGGGAGTCTCTTCAGTTCCCGCAAAGATCTGGAACGACACCAGGAGCTCCTGTGCCACATCAAGCCCTTCATCTGCCACATCTGCAACAAAGCCTTCAGGACCAACTTCCGCCTTTGGAGCCACTTTCAGTCTCACATGTCGAGCACAAACGAACACTCGGCCAAAGAGATGGACGGGAACCCCCCGCCTCCGTCACCGTCCCCTCCCATGTCCGCCCCAAACTCCGAACGGCCCTCTGGGCTGGCTATGGCCGACGAGTCCAGCAGCCCTGAGCCTTCCGTGTCGGCGCTAAACAACAAGATCCACGCTCCGCACGAGCAGCTACCCGGTAGCCATAGTCCCGCGTCAAGGTCAAACAGCGCCGAGAATTCCAGCGGGGCTCAGGATTCGGAGACCCTCTTTTACCACGCCCCTTCTCTTTCCGCCTTGACCTTCAAGAGGCAATACATATGCAAACTCTGTCATAGGACCTTCAAGACCGCTTTCAGTCTCTGGAGCCATGAGCAAAGCCACGGCCACGTTTAG
- the c2cd2 gene encoding C2 domain-containing protein 2 isoform X1, whose translation MSDLESSGSYFGLKDPQWLCMVTLFIASLVTLVLYFVQYFHLRATGLERTGAEDNAAEEEAASLLGWALSLNSWKSQWGRAWCKALNAKSRESSQSPIILTFREDDVEASQLMVSKVSSFEKSAPNKAACCLVIGEKFQFSLGASTAASCAADPCQYTVCITPLEMQLELQLQEAEDQVKVSWGISHLETEMVQVTPNLIQDNVSASCVATIKEQLRRVLRATRPSVILSCKASQGYDVKQGTCNKVFSPPKPPRAHDWRLLVKNICVKLTQQEDAAGSINPMCVLQLNDPPQKFNTSVLKNTANPSWDQPFIFELNGRSKELIVLLVNDGQPQEENLLGQVKVPFDLVRKQPKGQQTFSILTKDGVTGSLTTDFTYLDPSEVRSWQPPTPASTKRVEMDRTVMPCGTVVTTITAVKSKPGRMLHPGLSIDSSQKAMTLKPKLSERRVSDQTSTLGGSVSKALSSSDTELLMLNGTDPVAEAAIKQLHQSAKQKLRSPVKKSTIIISGIAKTPLSQDDELALMAGYAAAMDASLSDESSSQDMTTAIVSGTSTPLEGSETQRGPSGVGRPPETWEVHTGEDLNHTSLSMCVSEVSCKKRREESSSKHTLYPNEQLPSEERQALLPASSPAQGARDEPVAQRPSLPGFPGHRGEGQQNRYAQPHAQPQEQKQS comes from the exons ATGTCCGACCTGGAAAGTTCCGGTTCATATTTTGGTCTGAAGGATCCGCAGTGGCTATGTATGGTCACCCTTTTTATCGCATCCCTGGTTACCCTGGTACTGTATTTTGTACAGTATTTCCACCTAAGGGCAACGGGTTTGGAGAGGACTGGGGCAGAGGACAATGCGGCGGAGGAGGAAGCCGCCTCTCTGCTGGGTTGGGCGCTGTCACTGAATAGCTGGAAAAGTCAGTGGGGGCGAGCATGGTGCAAAGCTTTGAATGCCAAATCAAGAGAGAGTAGTCAG AGTCCAATTATTTTGACCTTCCGTGAAGATGATGTGGAAGCATCTCAGCTCATGGTCAGCAAAGTGTCCAGCTTTGAGAAATCTGCCCCTAACAAG GCTGCTTGCTGCTTGGTGATCGGTGAGAAGTTTCAGTTCTCTCTTGGTGCGTCCACAGCCGCATCATGCGCAGCAGATCCTTGTCAATACACAGTGTGTATAACTCCATTGGAAATGCAG CTTGAGCTACAGTTGCAAGAAGCTGAAGATCAAGTCAAAGTGAGCTGGGGTATTTCTCACCTGGAGACAGAAATGGTGCAGGTGACACCTAATTTGATCCAG GACAATGTCAGCGCTTCCTGTGTTGCAACAATAAAAGAGCAGTTGAGGCGAGTATTGCGTGCAACGCGACCCTCCGTCATATTGAGTTGCAAGGCTTCTCAGGGCTATGACGTCAAG CAGGGTACTTGCAACAAAGTGTTTTCACCCCCCAAACCACCTCGCGCACACGACTGGCGGCTCCTGGTGAAAAACATTTGCGTGAAACTCACTCAGCAGGAAGATGCTGCAG GCAGCATAAATCCCATGTGTGTACTCCAGTTAAATGACCCTCCTCAGAAGTTTAATACATCCGTTTTGAAGAACACAGCCAATCCTTCCTGGGATCAGCCATTTATCTT TGAACTGAATGGACGCTCAAAAGAGCTTATTGTTTTATTGGTGAATGATGGACAACCTCAAGAGG AAAACCTTCTTGGCCAGGTGAAAGTGCCTTTTGACCTTGTTAGGAAGCAGCCTAAAGGACAACAAACCTTTTCAATCTTGACCAAAGATGGAGTGACCGGATCACTTACTACTGAT TTTACCTACCTGGACCCAAGTGAGGTCAGGTCCTGGCAGCCTCCGACCCCAGCCTCCACCAAGAGAGTGGAGATGGACCGTACAGTCATGCCTTGTGGCACAGTGGTCACCACCATCACCGCAGTCAAGAGCAAACCCGGTCGGATGCTTCACCCTGGGCTCAGCATTG ATTCTTCCCAAAAAGCAATGACCCTCAAGCCCAAGCTTTCCGAGCGGCGAGTTTCAGATCAGACGTCGACGCTGGGAGGATCGGTCAGCAAGGCTTTGTCTTCTTCGGACACAGAGTTACTGATGCTAAATGGCACTGATCCCGTGGCCGAGGCTGCCATCAAACAACTCCATCAGTCTGCCAAGCAGAAGCTCAGGTCCCCAGTGAAGAAGAGTACCATCATCATCTCCGGGATTGCCAAA ACACCGCTGTCCCAGGACGATGAGCTGGCTCTGATGGCAGGCTACGCTGCAGCCATGGACGCTTCCTTGTCAGATGAAAGCTCCTCTCAGGATATGACAACAGCCATTGTGTCAGGGACAAGCACCCCCCTGGAGGGGTCTGAAACCCAGCGAGGTCCCAGTGGCGTGGGCCGCCCCCCTGAGACATGGGAGGTCCACACGGGAGAGGACCTAAATCATACTTCCCTCTCCATGTGCGTATCGGAGGTCAGCTGCAAAAAGAGAAGAG AGGAAAGCAGTTCAAAGCACACGTTATACCCAAATGA
- the atg101 gene encoding autophagy-related protein 101, producing the protein MNCRSELLEVTVEARQVEESILSLLHTILLHRSTGKFHYKKEGTYSIGTVGTVDIDCDFIDFTFVRVSSDELDRVIKKAAAEFKDALSVSGSDGIGQISLEFYQKKKSRWPFSDECIPWEVWSIKVNVVNLANEQERQICREKVGEKLGEKVINVVEVINRHEYLPKMPTQSEVDNVFDTSLREVQPYLYKITYQITDSLGTSVSTTMRRLIKDTLAL; encoded by the exons ATGAATTGTCGATCAGAGCTTCTCGAAGTTACAGTGGAGGCGAGGCAGGTTGAAGAATCAATACTGTCTTTGCTACACACCATTTTACTGCACCGAAGCACTGGAAAATTTCACTACAAAAAGGAAGGCACCTACTCTATCGGCACAGTTGGGACCGTGGACATCGACTGTGACTTCATTGACTTTACTTTTGTCCGAGTTTCCTCGGATGAGCTCGATAGGGTGATCAAAAAAGCAGCGGCTGAGTTCAAG GACGCTCTGAGCGTCTCTGGAAGCGACGGCATCGGTCAAATATCCCTGGAATTCTACCAGAAGAAGAAGTCCCGCTGGCCCTTTTCAGATGAATGTATTCCCTGGGAGGTGTGGAGCATCAAGGTCAACGTGGTCAACCTGGCCAACGAGCAGGAGAGGCAGATCTGCAGGGAGAAAGTGGGAGAGAAACTTGGCGAGAAGGTCATCAACGTGGTCGAGGTCATCAACCGTCACGAGTATCTGCCCAAGATGCCCACTCAGTCCGAAGTGGACAATGTCTTTGACACCAGTTTGAGAGAAGTCCAGCCTTATCTGTATAAAATCACATACCAGATTACGGATTCTCTGGGTACGTCTGTGAGCACCACCATGAGAAGGTTGATAAAAGACACCCTGGCACTGTGA
- the c2cd2 gene encoding C2 domain-containing protein 2 isoform X3 → MSDLESSGSYFGLKDPQWLCMVTLFIASLVTLVLYFVQYFHLRATGLERTGAEDNAAEEEAASLLGWALSLNSWKSQWGRAWCKALNAKSRESSQSPIILTFREDDVEASQLMVSKVSSFEKSAPNKAACCLVIGEKFQFSLGASTAASCAADPCQYTVCITPLEMQLELQLQEAEDQVKVSWGISHLETEMVQVTPNLIQDNVSASCVATIKEQLRRVLRATRPSVILSCKASQGYDVKGTCNKVFSPPKPPRAHDWRLLVKNICVKLTQQEDAAGSINPMCVLQLNDPPQKFNTSVLKNTANPSWDQPFIFELNGRSKELIVLLVNDGQPQEENLLGQVKVPFDLVRKQPKGQQTFSILTKDGVTGSLTTDFTYLDPSEVRSWQPPTPASTKRVEMDRTVMPCGTVVTTITAVKSKPGRMLHPGLSIDSSQKAMTLKPKLSERRVSDQTSTLGGSVSKALSSSDTELLMLNGTDPVAEAAIKQLHQSAKQKLRSPVKKSTIIISGIAKTPLSQDDELALMAGYAAAMDASLSDESSSQDMTTAIVSGTSTPLEGSETQRGPSGVGRPPETWEVHTGEDLNHTSLSMCVSEVSCKKRREESSSKHTLYPNEQLPSEERQALLPASSPAQGARDEPVAQRPSLPGFPGHRGEGQQNRYAQPHAQPQEQKQS, encoded by the exons ATGTCCGACCTGGAAAGTTCCGGTTCATATTTTGGTCTGAAGGATCCGCAGTGGCTATGTATGGTCACCCTTTTTATCGCATCCCTGGTTACCCTGGTACTGTATTTTGTACAGTATTTCCACCTAAGGGCAACGGGTTTGGAGAGGACTGGGGCAGAGGACAATGCGGCGGAGGAGGAAGCCGCCTCTCTGCTGGGTTGGGCGCTGTCACTGAATAGCTGGAAAAGTCAGTGGGGGCGAGCATGGTGCAAAGCTTTGAATGCCAAATCAAGAGAGAGTAGTCAG AGTCCAATTATTTTGACCTTCCGTGAAGATGATGTGGAAGCATCTCAGCTCATGGTCAGCAAAGTGTCCAGCTTTGAGAAATCTGCCCCTAACAAG GCTGCTTGCTGCTTGGTGATCGGTGAGAAGTTTCAGTTCTCTCTTGGTGCGTCCACAGCCGCATCATGCGCAGCAGATCCTTGTCAATACACAGTGTGTATAACTCCATTGGAAATGCAG CTTGAGCTACAGTTGCAAGAAGCTGAAGATCAAGTCAAAGTGAGCTGGGGTATTTCTCACCTGGAGACAGAAATGGTGCAGGTGACACCTAATTTGATCCAG GACAATGTCAGCGCTTCCTGTGTTGCAACAATAAAAGAGCAGTTGAGGCGAGTATTGCGTGCAACGCGACCCTCCGTCATATTGAGTTGCAAGGCTTCTCAGGGCTATGACGTCAAG GGTACTTGCAACAAAGTGTTTTCACCCCCCAAACCACCTCGCGCACACGACTGGCGGCTCCTGGTGAAAAACATTTGCGTGAAACTCACTCAGCAGGAAGATGCTGCAG GCAGCATAAATCCCATGTGTGTACTCCAGTTAAATGACCCTCCTCAGAAGTTTAATACATCCGTTTTGAAGAACACAGCCAATCCTTCCTGGGATCAGCCATTTATCTT TGAACTGAATGGACGCTCAAAAGAGCTTATTGTTTTATTGGTGAATGATGGACAACCTCAAGAGG AAAACCTTCTTGGCCAGGTGAAAGTGCCTTTTGACCTTGTTAGGAAGCAGCCTAAAGGACAACAAACCTTTTCAATCTTGACCAAAGATGGAGTGACCGGATCACTTACTACTGAT TTTACCTACCTGGACCCAAGTGAGGTCAGGTCCTGGCAGCCTCCGACCCCAGCCTCCACCAAGAGAGTGGAGATGGACCGTACAGTCATGCCTTGTGGCACAGTGGTCACCACCATCACCGCAGTCAAGAGCAAACCCGGTCGGATGCTTCACCCTGGGCTCAGCATTG ATTCTTCCCAAAAAGCAATGACCCTCAAGCCCAAGCTTTCCGAGCGGCGAGTTTCAGATCAGACGTCGACGCTGGGAGGATCGGTCAGCAAGGCTTTGTCTTCTTCGGACACAGAGTTACTGATGCTAAATGGCACTGATCCCGTGGCCGAGGCTGCCATCAAACAACTCCATCAGTCTGCCAAGCAGAAGCTCAGGTCCCCAGTGAAGAAGAGTACCATCATCATCTCCGGGATTGCCAAA ACACCGCTGTCCCAGGACGATGAGCTGGCTCTGATGGCAGGCTACGCTGCAGCCATGGACGCTTCCTTGTCAGATGAAAGCTCCTCTCAGGATATGACAACAGCCATTGTGTCAGGGACAAGCACCCCCCTGGAGGGGTCTGAAACCCAGCGAGGTCCCAGTGGCGTGGGCCGCCCCCCTGAGACATGGGAGGTCCACACGGGAGAGGACCTAAATCATACTTCCCTCTCCATGTGCGTATCGGAGGTCAGCTGCAAAAAGAGAAGAG AGGAAAGCAGTTCAAAGCACACGTTATACCCAAATGA